From the genome of Pseudoliparis swirei isolate HS2019 ecotype Mariana Trench chromosome 1, NWPU_hadal_v1, whole genome shotgun sequence:
gagtaataccatatagGTAATACATTAGTAACatataacatgagtaataacataggtaataccattagtaataccatgagtaataccataggtaataccattagtaataccataagtaataccatgagtaataccatgagtaatactataggtaataccattagtaataccataagtaacagtaataccatgagtaataccatgagtaataccatgtaataccataagtaataccatgtgtaataccatgagtaataccatgagtaataccatgagtaataccatagtaataccataagtaataccatgagtaataccatgagtaataccatgagtaataccatgagtaataccatgagtaatactataggtaataccattagtaataccataagtaataccataagtaataccatgagtaataccatgagtaataccatgagtaataccatgagtaaatgCCATTCAAGTGCTACTGAAGTGctcatctgtttgttttttaagttgcatattatttacacatccagccATTAGAGTAATATTAATGTCCacattgtgtttgtttccaCCTGATTAATGGAACTCTTTTCGCTCTGTTTTTGGCCTCCACCATCTTCCGAGGGAAATATCGGTCTCTCCAGCTGCTAAATACTTCAATATTTTCTCCGGCTACTCtcgagctgtgtgtgtctgctgttcgCTGACGAGCGGGTCGTGTGCAGAGCTTTTTTTCTACCGTGAAAACGACGCCACCGGTGCTGCGAGAGTACATTAAAAACAGTCGAGTAGCCTGAACAATGAGCTACAACTCATCGTGGGGTCAGAAAAGTGTTCCAATAATACAAGGCCTAATAAAGGCCGATGACTGGTGAGTCCATTTGTCTCCCGCCTCACGCCCCGCTCAGTCACATTGCTCACATACAGTCTCACTCCACTCCTCCGTCTGCCCTCTAGCAGTTGGCACAGCGGTGTCATCTCAAGCTCTCAGCTGTTGGTTGCCATGGCGCACCGGGGACGACTGGACCGGCAGCTGTCGGGCACTGCGGCGACACCTACTTCTATGTCCTTATTAGATTAGAGCGTCGGGATATCGAAGTGAGGATAAAACATATGGCCTTTCAAAAGAGTTTCCTGACATCGCCACTCTGGAGAAATCAAGTTCATGATTCATCTTCCAAAATATCTCTCACATCTCATCGGCCTCTTTTAACATAGAAATAGAGACTAAATGGTTGCAAACATTTAATATTGACCCTTGAACAACAatgacatacacatacatacaatacaTGAACCTCTGTACAATTGATCACAGAGCATTTTTTATTCAAatattgtgtgcgtgtgaaaaTTGTAGTGCAGGGTTTCCCTGATAGCCTTACACGGGAAGCCAGACTCTGGAGTCATTGAGGAAGAAGGACTGCTTTGGCAAAATCTGTGGATCATAGAaacctggagaaaaaaaacagagaacATATCACCAGACAAAATTTCACCTGGAAATTTAAAAGCCAAGTTGACCTTGATCTTAATAGGACAGCTACCAGTAGCGGGGGAGTTGCTCCTCTCTCTTGCTCCAGGCGGCAGGAGACAAGAGATGAATGTTCAACGCTTCAATCCCCGaaggcccggggggggggaactccTCGTTTGAATGTGTCACAGCTTGAAGTAGGAGGTGAAATTACCCATTCAGCTCCAGGCCACAAAGAATGCTTTTTTGGTTGTGTGCCACCTGTGTCCTTTTAGGTTTCCTCTAGTCTAGGTCACGtcttggctttaaaaaaaaatccatgtaTCGCACACTCTTTGTTTGGGAAGACCACGGctatttaaattcaattcaccAGTGACATCATCTGTGAGGTTTGTGTGACTGTAGGGAGCGTTACCCAGAATGTTCAACTGTTTCCAAAAGCATCGCAACATGAGAAACAAAGGCAAACGGTGGCACCTCCACTGACTTCATAAAAGGTAACATCCGtaatatgtacatgtgtgttaaCTATAACAACAAAGTCTACACCTAAGCGCGATAGATGACTGAAAGGTGACACCGAGAGGGTTCAAGGACCAATCCCAAGCAGCTTCGAGGAGTTACTTTATGGTGAAATTTAACGAGCACCTACTTTCCCTCACTCTGCTTCATTTACATATACTTAAGTCAGCAGtttcctacatttcccacagtAAATGTCAACGGCTCTCAGAGTAGGGATGCAAATGTTATGCAACGTAAAGCTGTCCTAATTAGCGTGTGACCAAAAGGAAGCTAATTAGTGCATGAAAAAGATGGCATTTCACACCACACAACACCTCACAGTAGAGGTCAGGAGCCGAGCTTCTGCAGCACGTATAATTGTGTATGGAATGTATTTTAGGATTAATCTATAAAGAAACTTTTTCTCTGGTTAGACATCACAGCCTGGTGTGTATTGTTcacttccgccaaaaaaaattcctcgtttgtgtaaacattcctggcaataaaactgtttctgattctgattctgatgtataAGAGAGCCAACATGTTTTATGTATAGCTGCACTGGAAAACATCCTGACACCCCATTGTATCCGTCtagatattcacagaaacaAGAATATACTTACAACAACCAATAAGGCCTTgtgaaatacatatttgtgtttcATGTCGTGGATTTGCTTGGACTACCTGGACCTGGCCTCATGTCAGAGTTTTGTGGCATCCTCTCAGTTTTGGATGCAAATGCAGCCGTGGGCACGGGACGCTTAGACGGGCCATCGTAGTCCGTGATGTCGTACTGCCCGGGGCCCGGCGAGAGAGGGTCCTTGGGAACACTCAGAGCAGGCGCTGATATAGCCAGATAGAATCCCCTATAAACACAGGATACAAATGTTGAGACAATTGAAAAGGAATAACTGGTGTGGGGGGGATACATATCATGTGTTTACTCACGGCAGGACGGTCCTCTTCACCGGTGCCGGGGGCTGATGGGGGCTGTAGGTTCCCGGGCCTGGTATGCCGTTGTCAAGCGGAGGAAGGATCCTCTGAGTTTTGGACTTGAAGGGGGACAACACTGCCTTGGAGCCGTCCTGGATTAAGTGGCCGCTCACCTCGTAGTGGCCTTTAACATATTTATGATGCACGGTTGAGATACGTCCAATTCACACGTTAAAAATGACGTACGCACTCGACTTTTCACGGAGAGGTAATTACATGGCGATGGAGCACTTTTGTTTGGGTACAAAGAGTCGCGTCCAGTTTTTGACAGGAAAGTCGATGTCCCGTTCACGGAGTACAAACTCTTTCTTACGTCACATCTGACCTGTCAAtacagaagaaaacaacaaacaaaaaagggtcCGCATTAAAGACAGGCGAGCGCAACACAGCTACTCCTATAATTCACACGCATACATCATATTGGTTTGGGGCTGGAGTTTTGTGCTTGGGACCGTCCAGCTGCACAGCCACAGGCGGCCTGAACACCCTGGAGACTCCGATGCTGAAGTTATTCTTGTTTATCAAGGTGCTCTGCAGGTTGTATGCATCTGGTCCCGGGAGGCCTCTCCGCGGGTTCATGAAAGCCCTGACGCTCTATTGGAGAGAATGATACGACAAATAATTTTCCAAAAGCATATTTTGTTTATGGTCAGGCAGGCAATCAGCTGAATGTAaacttttgggggtttttagtCATGGGACACATTTTAAACTGTCATGTTGGGAAATAGGATTCACAGAAATTGACGTTGTAAAGtaaagggactacagatgcaaattagctgaagctacaatatggtacagtgcatcaaatggggacatttatgttttaactggatgtgttcccttttaaataaagataataataaacattgaaATGAAAAACTTATTGAATGAAATATCAAAGTTTCAAAAGAAAGTGTGATATTGTCTTTGATTTGACCTCTGTATCTTTATAATCCTGGCTATATG
Proteins encoded in this window:
- the stpg1 gene encoding O(6)-methylguanine-induced apoptosis 2, yielding MGNLDGGVNKNAIPVSSSMATKDQRMVIANQEKKGFSSQARRFTTQVCLNGSPGPGSYGFISSAEVESPSFSKKGTTGFVPSKSVRAFMNPRRGLPGPDAYNLQSTLINKNNFSIGVSRVFRPPVAVQLDGPKHKTPAPNQYDVRCDVRKSLYSVNGTSTFLSKTGRDSLYPNKSAPSPCHYEVSGHLIQDGSKAVLSPFKSKTQRILPPLDNGIPGPGTYSPHQPPAPVKRTVLPGFYLAISAPALSVPKDPLSPGPGQYDITDYDGPSKRPVPTAAFASKTERMPQNSDMRPGPGFYDPQILPKQSFFLNDSRVWLPV